One part of the Sorangiineae bacterium MSr11954 genome encodes these proteins:
- a CDS encoding MerR family transcriptional regulator: MALVPRPPPSLEAPRPLAELAGIESSKLYFRIGEVAAIVGVESHVLRYWEREFRTIRPTKSAKGQRVYSRRDLENLLRIRDLLYKEGFTIAGAKKQLATARQEPLAVASAESLEHAGVSTVSTVSPVAPVAPAAPAAPGAPAAPVASGAPVAPAPPISFEIDLTGNKMRQALVDLRSEIEGFLAEEW, from the coding sequence GTGGCGCTCGTCCCCCGCCCGCCGCCATCGCTCGAAGCGCCACGGCCGCTCGCGGAGCTCGCTGGAATCGAATCATCGAAGCTCTATTTTCGCATTGGCGAGGTCGCGGCCATCGTCGGCGTGGAGTCGCACGTGCTCCGCTACTGGGAGCGCGAGTTTCGAACCATTCGCCCCACCAAGAGCGCGAAGGGTCAGCGCGTCTATTCGCGGCGCGATCTCGAGAACTTGCTGCGCATTCGCGACCTTCTTTACAAAGAAGGCTTCACCATTGCGGGCGCAAAGAAGCAGCTCGCAACCGCGCGGCAGGAGCCTCTGGCGGTCGCCTCGGCGGAATCGTTGGAGCACGCCGGCGTCTCCACCGTCTCGACTGTGTCGCCCGTCGCACCCGTCGCACCGGCAGCACCCGCCGCACCGGGAGCACCGGCAGCACCCGTCGCATCGGGAGCACCCGTCGCACCCGCCCCGCCCATCTCATTCGAAATCGACCTGACCGGGAATAAGATGCGCCAAGCACTGGTGGACTTGCGCTCGGAGATCGAAGGCTTCCTAGCCGAAGAGTGGTAG